A region from the Arthrobacter gengyunqii genome encodes:
- the nrdF gene encoding class 1b ribonucleoside-diphosphate reductase subunit beta, giving the protein MTEKIKLIDSVQAINWNKIQDDKDVEVWNRLVNNFWLPEKVPLSNDVQSWNTLTPEEQQLTMRVFTGLTLLDTMQATVGAVSLIPDALTPHEEAVYTNIAFMESVHAKSYSSIFSTLCSTKEIDEAFRWSTENENLQKKAHIVTDYYRGDDPLKRKVASTLLESFLFYSGFYLPMYWSSRAKLTNTADLIRLIIRDEAVHGYYIGYKFQKGLEGASEERKAEIKDYTYELLFELYENEVQYTHDLYDGVGLAEDVKKFLHYNANKALMNLGYEAMFPSTVTDVNPAILSALSPNADENHDFFSGSGSSYVIGKAVNTEDDDWDF; this is encoded by the coding sequence ATGACAGAGAAAATCAAGCTGATCGACAGCGTCCAGGCGATCAACTGGAACAAGATCCAGGACGATAAGGACGTGGAAGTCTGGAACCGCCTGGTCAACAACTTTTGGCTGCCGGAAAAGGTGCCGCTGTCCAACGACGTGCAGTCTTGGAACACGCTCACCCCGGAAGAGCAGCAGCTGACGATGCGCGTGTTCACCGGACTGACCCTGTTGGACACCATGCAGGCCACTGTTGGCGCCGTCTCCCTGATCCCCGATGCGCTCACCCCGCACGAGGAAGCGGTCTACACGAACATTGCGTTCATGGAATCCGTCCACGCCAAGAGCTACTCCTCGATCTTCTCCACCCTGTGCTCGACCAAGGAGATCGACGAGGCTTTCCGCTGGTCCACCGAGAACGAGAACCTGCAGAAGAAGGCACACATCGTCACGGATTACTACCGCGGCGATGACCCCCTGAAGCGCAAGGTGGCCTCCACACTGCTGGAGTCCTTCCTCTTCTACTCCGGCTTCTACCTGCCGATGTACTGGTCCTCACGGGCCAAGCTGACAAACACGGCCGACCTGATCCGCCTCATCATCCGTGACGAGGCCGTACACGGCTACTACATCGGCTATAAGTTCCAGAAGGGCCTGGAAGGCGCCTCCGAGGAGCGCAAGGCCGAGATCAAGGACTACACGTACGAACTGCTCTTCGAGCTGTACGAAAACGAAGTCCAGTACACGCATGACCTGTACGACGGCGTCGGCTTGGCGGAGGACGTTAAGAAGTTCCTGCACTACAACGCCAACAAGGCACTGATGAACCTGGGCTACGAAGCCATGTTCCCGTCCACCGTGACGGACGTGAACCCGGCCATCCTGTCCGCACTCTCCCCGAATGCGGATGAGAACCACGACTTCTTCTCCGGTTCCGGTTCCTCCTACGTGATCGGCAAGGCCGTGAACACGGAAGACGACGACTGGGACTTCTAG
- a CDS encoding NUMOD3 domain-containing DNA-binding protein, producing the protein METTTTEAGYIYGVRLQGEREYRYVGMTTKTVARRFAQHLKCARDGRKTPFYDWLRKQDQQGVRADELQEVWDLTDLGQSEIDWIAYLKRDGHRLLNLSKGGLGPTGVLWTAEQREAARLRSTGRKGLSRFGEANPFYGRSHTPEQRLKWAEERAGQYAGPENPNFGRFGAEHPRFGSSMTPEARKALSDARTGAGNPNFGKKASEETRAKMSAVRAGRPMPSSRRSAHTRYHSNKGVEKADCRYCVEDSANPRLSSESESES; encoded by the coding sequence GTGGAAACGACGACGACGGAGGCGGGCTACATCTATGGGGTCCGCCTCCAGGGAGAGCGGGAATACCGCTATGTGGGAATGACCACCAAGACCGTCGCTCGTCGTTTCGCTCAGCATCTGAAGTGTGCTCGGGACGGCCGCAAGACCCCCTTCTATGACTGGCTCCGCAAGCAGGACCAACAGGGGGTTCGGGCGGATGAACTGCAGGAAGTATGGGACCTGACCGACCTTGGCCAGTCAGAGATCGATTGGATTGCCTACTTGAAAAGGGATGGGCACCGCCTTCTGAATCTTTCAAAGGGTGGTCTTGGCCCCACAGGAGTCCTATGGACGGCCGAGCAGCGTGAAGCTGCTCGGCTTAGGTCCACCGGACGAAAAGGGCTCAGCCGCTTCGGCGAAGCAAACCCGTTCTATGGGCGGTCGCACACTCCGGAGCAACGGCTCAAATGGGCTGAGGAGCGGGCGGGCCAGTATGCTGGACCCGAGAATCCAAACTTCGGCAGGTTCGGTGCCGAGCACCCCAGATTCGGAAGTTCAATGACGCCGGAGGCACGCAAAGCGCTTTCCGATGCAAGGACCGGTGCCGGAAATCCGAACTTCGGTAAAAAGGCCAGCGAAGAAACCCGGGCCAAGATGTCTGCGGTCAGGGCTGGACGCCCAATGCCGTCCAGCCGCCGCAGTGCCCACACCAGATATCACTCAAATAAGGGCGTAGAGAAAGCCGACTGCAGGTACTGCGTCGAGGACTCAGCCAACCCACGTCTCTCTTCAGAAAGCGAATCGGAGTCATGA